The Dermacentor andersoni chromosome 1, qqDerAnde1_hic_scaffold, whole genome shotgun sequence genomic interval GTGCACAcatacaagcaaaaaaaaaaaaagactacaagCTCTCACACTCAATAACATTCGAACATGCGCTTACTGAAAAAAAGAGCTCAAGCATGTAGATGCAATACGATAACTGCTTTTCAATAGAGTTACTGTAGTTATTTCGGCATTGCAACACGCACTGAAGGCGCAACGAGAACGACCAATTCTGGCGCTCATGGCTCAACACGAAGTGAGGTACCGCGTGAATACAAATAAATACGCGTTttataatgaaaaataaaagcgaaTCCTCGTTACTAGGAAAGCGAAATCAATGCTGTTAGCATATACGACAAATGAATGCATTTTTGAATAACGCAACTCAGACGCAGAGTGAAGGAATCGATAAACTGCACGACACAATGTTCAGCCTGCGGTCGTCAAACTTCCACGACATGGCTATCGTAAACAGTGGACCCCGGCTGCGACTTCAAATCGGTTGCACCATTAGGGCTGATAATATCGCCTGCTGTAGTACTGGCAGCGTCGGCGACTTCTTCCGCAGCAACCTGGCCTAAAGGCGCCTCGGGTTCGTAGTAACTAGAAAATTCTTCGCGCCCAGGGGCATTCTCTTCGGAGAGCACAGGTGGGTCGGATATTGGGTCGGCGATCTCGGTGTCCTCCTCGTCCTCTGGCAAGGGGACTGGTCCCGTTTCGGGCTCCGGCTTTCTCTCAGGCTTCGGTGGCTTGGGATGAGTCGGAGGCCTGGGCACTGGCTTAGGCGCTGGCAGTGGTTTGGGAACCGGTAGTGGCTGCGGTTGCTTTCTCTGGGGTGGTGCGGGCCGCTTCGGTGGTGCTGGCCTGACGGGAGGGGAAGGCTTTGGCAACGGCAACTTTGGCGGTTGCCTGGGCGGTGAAGGCCGCCTGGGAGGAATCTGAGGTCTCCGAGGGGGCGGTACTTGAGGCTTCGGAAGGCCGGGCGGCTGCGGTGGCTTCGGAACCTGAGGGGGCGGCGGAAGTCTCCCAGGACGGCCAGGTAGGGGCGGCAACGGCGGATAACCCGGAGGAGGCGGCGGCAGCGGAGGAAGATAGGAGAGCGCCGGTATAAAGGGTGCTGCGGCGTGTAGTATCTCAAATGGGTATCCCGCGTTGCCGGCACCAAGAATTGGGTGCCTGTGTATCACATATGGCACAGTCAGAGAGAAGGGTGGCATTGGATGGTAAGATAGAGGCATGTGGAAAGGTACTGCGAAAGGTCTGTACATGGGGCTCGGTATAAACACGAGTGATTCATGGTTTGGCCTGTCTATCGGAAAAGGCAGCAAATCTCTGTGGATGCCATGAGGTCCCGTATCCAGGGGTGCGCTTCCCGATGCTTCAGGTCTGACTTGTGCTTCGGCAGAGCTCGTAACCAGAGGCCTCGATGACGTGGTTGGTGTATCGACAGTGACATGTCTTTTGATTGCCTAGAaccagcaaataaagaaaatgcaaaaaacatTTATGTTTACGGCTGGAACTaggaaaaggaagagagaaagacaaaggagCAAACTAATATTCCACATTGTTAATGGGGCCAGACAAAGCGAATCCAATCATAATAAATTCTTGTTTGTACGCTGCCTACTTACttcagcgaaaccatgtgatgccgAAATCTTGTTACACTGATTTATGACAAAAAACGAGCCACTAGAAATCTGTCAAGGTTATAAGcataaaatatattgcttgtGTTGATGTCAACAAAAGACTTATAGGACTTATAGTGTACGTATACCTCCGACGCCAATATACGCCTTGATTCGCTCCTCTTGGAAGAAATTGCACTGTTCGCTATTATTCAAGACAAGGCtaagggtgttgtttgttggcATCAGCCAACAAACAACGCCTTTAGCCTTGTCCTCCTTTCAAGAGCAATTAACGAGATAATGTACATATgtaaaaaacttggaggacgcataagctttgcctttaagataggaacgtgatagcattcaaagatccctgactgtttctcacgcttcccggcaactgcagcttatataaccgtaatgcttaccgggaagcgctggcggcgaatgctatgcacgaaggcgagctttttggtagaaacgcggcctcttgcggtGGCCGATACCGGAGATTATGCACAGCTGCCCCGAAAGAtacataatttttcaagtttctgTTATTCTGAAAGTGAAAGTCTGAAAAGTGAGTCTGAAAGTGAAAGTCTGATTCTGAAAGTCTGAAAAGATTTAAcatgaaaggcatgcgctgtcggtgttttgtttcatgacatttttgggctgtcattctcaaaattccgaggaatgaCTTTGTCCAGAATGTCAGACaacgtatgagcaactttagtgctagaaaggtgtggcaatataacccgcatatactgcATGTCATACAGCAAGGTGTGGTATATAcgtatacataaatatatacggaaattttcgaTCGCTGATAACTCAGCCGACGCCGGCGctggatttcctgcgacacggggcccttaacaccATCGCGTTAAATCTTCGAAGACGGGCGGCCCCTTGTTGCCACAAGCTAAACGAGGGAACTCTGAGTTGATGgaaaatttttattttacttGATGCGCTTTGGTGGCCAAACCCTTTTGGGTATCAAAGGGCAGAATAATTAACTCTTGAGTATTAATCATGCAATATTTACCAATTGATGCGTCGCGCTATCTGTCCTTTGACATTAGGCAAGCAAGAGCATGACAGAAAAAGTTCAAGAATAAAGTAAAATTCAGTTTAAATAGCGGTCATACTGCATCAATAACCAATATGCTTGTTTTCAATCATCAAGCGGCCATTCTTTCGCTTCAGTTTCTTTTACAAGCTTGCGCAAACTACTTCACTATGAGCAACCATTATTTGTACGCGAGTCCCGGTATATCCAAATGCTGGATGTATCAAATGAATTTACAGTGCACCCTGCAATATGTTATAGGCGGGTTTAACATTTGATGCTCATGCATAGCCCTATGGCTTGACAAATGAACGGGAGAACGTCTTACGTGATCCTTGCGATCCACTTCAGTTGCACCAACCGGAAGCGATTCAGTGGCCCATCCCACGCCGATTGCCAGGCCTACCAGCAGGAGCTGAAAAGGCAGTTAGATGACAAGGGTTGTTAGCAGCCCTGTGAAGGTCTCACTTCGCAACAACCATTACACTTCCACTCAGCACACGAATGTGCGTGCCTGCGCATATATGAGACAACCCGCGTCAACTTACTTACAGTTACAAGACACACTGTTAACATTTTCATGTTGTGATCTGCCTTGGTGGCATAATCGCGAAGGAGAAAGGGGCTCCGCTCACGCGTCGTGAGCTTCGTTTTGCGAAATTCCTTATAATTCTGCCAAGCCTGGATCGCTCCAGGCTTTATCATTATCGTCATCAacatcattatcgtcatcattgAGTAGATAGAGTTGAGAGGAAATATGTCTCTATACAGCGATATCGGTGCTCCAGGCATGTCGGCCGTGAACAACCTCGGTCTTAGTCCTCGCTCGGTCAAAAGGACCTGTACTGCAGACGCACCGAAGCAGACTTAACTTTCTTATTCAAGCTTGTAAATGGCCACTTTGATTGTACAAGAATAGCAGATAACGTCAGTGTAAGAATTCCGCGAAAAATAACCAGAGTGTCTCGACCTGTTCATGTATCTACTTTTGGCATCTCAAAGAATCCGTCGGCCAGGAATTCAGTGGGCCTGCAACGAACACTCAGACAAAATTGACATACTTCACAAACATTTGCCCACTTTCCAAGCAGCACTCGAATTAGTTTCATAACCTACTTCCAAAAATTTCAACGTTCAGTTTGGGTGGTATATTGTAAACCTTTATCGTATAAGATGTGTACGCTTTATTCCTGtttgttgatatatatatatatatatatatatatatatatatatatatatatatatatatatatatatatatatatatatatatatatatatatatatatatataaacgagaagaaagtgggttaaccgaggggcccgatttttattagtcatatcgtaagaagccaacaaacattgacaccaaggggagagagagagagagaatcaacgtttatactgagcccttagtaaaggttggtgcgcactggcaccagatggggtggaaccttcttctcaggtcccatatgcgtccagcagttcctggcccctagccgccagcgcgagctgggtcggtaggtcggggctggacaacaaggtctcccatcgctcgggggggttggggctggggagggtgtgGGCTAGGGATGTTGGGGGCTCTTGAGCTTAGAGCACtttgcaaggatgtgtgctagagtgccttttgatcgtctgcaaaacgggcatgaagtgtcatgctctgtcgggaacatcttgtgcaagagcacgggatgcgctagcgaccccgcttgcgtgcgtcgcacgatcgtttgctgcattcggctgagttgcggatgcggacggggaagcctacatctgccgcttctgtagatttgtgtgatttctttgtaacttgtcacggggtgcggtagctctggcttgtcctcggcccggattgacagttctcgggcatagtggtcggcgagcgCGTTGCCTTCCatttgcgagtgagccgggacccacacaaGCTCTACTGCCCgtccggtgatttgcatttggtgaggatcgctagtgccgcgggagagatgttccccttgcggtagcttgcgtaggcggtctgggagtctgtgaccacggtcctcactcccgattgtgcgagtgcgagggccacggccacttcttctgcttcggctgtgttcgtcgtccgtatcgacgcgcctgtgaccagtttatccatggtggtgacgaccgccgctgctctggttccgtgcttgggaagcgaggcgtccgcgtcgagaacctcggggtcctcttccagctgtcgagccagtgccttgacactaagaacaacataggggaaattacttgtgcttaagcacaagtaatttcccctatgttgtccttggtgtcaatgtttgttggcttcttatgatatgactatatgtatatacatatatatatatatatatatatatatgtatgtttgtgtgtgtgcgtgcgtgtgtgcgtgtgtgtgtgtgtgtgtgtgtgtgtgtgtgtgtgtgtgtgtgtgtgtgtgtgtgtgtgtgtgtgtgcgcgcgtactGTAAACCGTAATCGAATAACATGGCATAAAATGTGTACATATTATTCCTGTTTGTTGATGTCTATATATCTGTCTTGCTACATGTTACAGATACTATGCTTGGtgttatgtaagaacgagaagaaagtgggttaaccgaggaaaccgatttttattaatcatatcatgagcagccaacaaacacaccaaggaaaatacaggggaaattacttgtgcttactaattgaagtaaagaaataataaattaatggaaatgaaagtggatgaaaaaacaacttgccgcaggtggggaacgatcccacgtcttcgcattacgcgggcAATGCGCGAGCATTGTAGTATAAATTTTCCGGGTTAAACTGGTCTGTGTTCATTACTCTGCAGAAATCAACACCCTATAACCATTTTGCAAGTTTGGAAGCACTGAGATTTTCCAGTACGTCATCACGACTGCAGTACACATCAAATCTTGACTTTCCATCCCCTTTCTCTCAAtctcttcctcctctttctggcTCATTCCTGGTTAACCGCCCTGCTTTTCCTTTATCATTATTTTCTATGCTTCGGAAGAGGTCAGGAACTCTACGAGCATGGTATTTAACTCTAACATTAGGATCAATCTTCTGATTCATGCGGTTAAACAGTTAAATAGCCTAGCTTGTATAATTATTTGTGTTTTAATATATCGGATAATTTTCAAATTCCTGATGCTCCGGTACATGCAGTCCTGAGGAAATGGCTTAATTATGTCACCCGCACTATCTTTATTTTAACTTCGAACGAATCTTCTGAAACCTTGAACGTGCATCCTAGACATACACACATGGAGACCGACACTGAGAACGTGATCATGACATTGAGAACTAGTGACGCTGATGTTAGTTCACGCTGATGACATCAAAATATTTCAAGAGAGACACAGTATCGAGGACTGTCGCGCTCTGCATTCCGACCTATCCTCATTCTCTGAATGGTGCAAATTAAATGGGCTCACTCCAAGTTAATCTAAAACTAGAATTATGTCATATTTGGGTAAAACTTATAATATAGTATTCTATTATTCTTTTGATCGTGCACTGTTGATCAGGTTGTTGAATTAAGCGAACTCGGTGTGTTTTTTGATAGTACGTTAAGCTGGTACGTATCAGCACGAgtcctgggccgctattttgtagcgatgccttatgccttattctatgctattcttatcatccaccacacacggccgcctgatcccgttgataatgtgggcagaccgtcgctctgaccactggccaagcgcgaaaagcctgaaaaagcatagaatcggaaaaggcatcgctacaaaatacagGCCCTGCGCACGCTCTGTTCCGTCTGTAGACATACAAGAGAATTCCGTACCACACTTGCTTTCCTCAAATCCTTCACACCCAGAGACGAGTTTTAACTAAGGAACACAGACAAGGAGGTCGCTGTATTTAGCCCTTTGTTTTTCAGCTCAACTGCTAACATCATTAAAATAAATTGTTCAAAATTCGTCTTTGCTATGAACTAACTTGCTCCGTTAAATACTATTCTGATGTTCAcatccatattttttttatttatttattacatactgcagaccaatctggtccaagcaggacgggcaatacaatttacagaatatCTCTATTACATAAAAAGAgaataacaacaagaaaagaaacatgatagTACAATCATCTAGTCACAATCATCTAGTCATATAGTGCGTCATGAGGTTCTGTTAGGCTATTCCAGTCGGACACAGAaagcggaaaaaaggaaaacttataaatgtctgttcttgcaaagtaaggggttagaaagggtgtttggtaatgtcgcgtaggtcttgtggccaaaggggaaagaaactgtgtctgttcaatagccattttaccgttaagTAAGTTTTAAAAAttcaaacgacatttttttttttcttctcgattcAAGTAGTTCAATGTTGTTAGCTTTCATGAGCTCATAAGGGGAATCAGTATACTTAAATTTAAAATAGATAAACCTGACAGCTTTTCGCTGAATCCTTTCTAACTTTTTAATGTTAAGCTTAGTATAAGCATCCCAAACAATAGAgcaatattcaagcttaggtAGTATGAATGTGAAATAGCTAAGAAGTTTGACCTTAGGAGGATAATTACGAAGTTTGTGTCTTAAGTCGCAAAGTTTGCGGAAAGCTGAAGAGCAAATGTTATCAATGAGCAGATTCCAAGAGAGGTTATTAGTGATTGTCactcctaggtacttgtaactGGTAATCTGTTTCAAAGGAAGAGATGTCAGGTTATAAGTATATTTAAGAGGAGTTTTCTTAAGAGTTACACAAAGATAAACACTTTTATCGGCATTAACAGTCATGCCAAAATCTGTGCGCCACTTAGATACATTAATGAAATTAGAATTCAAGTCAACCTGATCATGTACAACTCTGATTTCACGAAATAAaacatcatctgcaaataacctaatttgagttccaggagtaattacagagacaatgtcatttatatataaaagaaacagcaagggtcccacaacacttccttgaggcacacctgatgTTACAGGAAGACTGCAGGAATCAAAACCGTGaattgaaacaaactgcgttCGGTTATGTAAGTAATCGGAAACCCAAGACACCAAAATGTCGGGAAGGTTAATATTTACGAGTTTATTGAGCAATTTATCATGAATAATtctgtcaaatgctttactaaaATCTAAGAATATCGCGTCAATTTGTCCACAATTATCTATGCATGCTGCAAATGAATGAGCTACCAATTGTGTTGCAATAGAGAAATTccttctaaatccgtgttgaaagCTTGAGAGTATAGAGTTTTCCTCAAGAAATTGAATGATACATTTTGCTACAACgtgttccaataatttacaaCAACAAGATGTTAAGgatattgggcgataattttctAATAAC includes:
- the LOC126543484 gene encoding uncharacterized protein, which produces MSQHQGLALTKMALFRVEHKTSPLYAAEYNAETRVVLVKCVPKDNTIVELLLVGLAIGVGWATESLPVGATEVDRKDHAIKRHVTVDTPTTSSRPLVTSSAEAQVRPEASGSAPLDTGPHGIHRDLLPFPIDRPNHESLVFIPSPMYRPFAVPFHMPLSYHPMPPFSLTVPYVIHRHPILGAGNAGYPFEILHAAAPFIPALSYLPPLPPPPPGYPPLPPLPGRPGRLPPPPQVPKPPQPPGLPKPQVPPPRRPQIPPRRPSPPRQPPKLPLPKPSPPVRPAPPKRPAPPQRKQPQPLPVPKPLPAPKPVPRPPTHPKPPKPERKPEPETGPVPLPEDEEDTEIADPISDPPVLSEENAPGREEFSSYYEPEAPLGQVAAEEVADAASTTAGDIISPNGATDLKSQPGSTVYDSHVVEV